Proteins encoded by one window of Panicum virgatum strain AP13 chromosome 7N, P.virgatum_v5, whole genome shotgun sequence:
- the LOC120681119 gene encoding transcription factor bHLH95-like, whose protein sequence is MLGRTAVIHADEGNNTVSKQVIQAAIHAGEGNNAVSKLAIQSVPHADEDNNSLSKLARLEVLNAGDDDDDTAASKFAIQAPPHAGEDKLANPAAVGNEGKSDVVGGEGGESAAATGSSGDGALSKTSKKSTSDDGGGSEDAVVKDGPAAVADDGGTRGRKGKGKGAAAAKKDQALHIWTEKERRKKMKNMFSTLHALLPQLPEKADKSTIVGEAVTYIKSLEGTVQRLEKLKQERMLAQQAAVGAGSSSGAASSSAPPPPAAAAQAVAATRESVLADMVQRWNAQEALVAELKAAATAVVYGAGTASDGAVPAPAPPLPPVPPRAPPLQTWSARNIVVCVAGDSAFINLCTPRHPGMLTRLFYVLERHQIHVVAATVSSSPTEKMFFIQARINTAVPPPPMLPENMTVEERYKLAVAEMLHAVGGN, encoded by the exons ATGCTGGGGAGGACA GCAGTGATCCATGCCGACGAGGGCAACAACACCGTGTCCAAGCAAGTCATCCAGGCGGCGATCCATGCCGGCGAGGGTAACAACGCCGTGTCGAAGCTCGCCATCCAGTCGGTGCCCCATGCCGACGAGGACAACAACTCCCTGTCCAAGCTTGCAAGGCTAGAGGTGCTCAATgcgggcgacgacgacgacgacaccgCCGCATCCAAGTTCGCCATCCAAGCGCCGCCCCATGCCGGTGAGGACAAGCTTGCTAACCCAGCAGCGGTTGGTAATGAGGGTAAGAGCGATGTGGTcggaggagaaggcggcgagAGCGCTGCAGCAACTGGTAGCAGTGGTGATGGTGCCCTGTCCAAAACCAGCAAGAAGTCGACGTCTGATGATGGTGGTGGCTCCGAAGACGCCGTCGTCAAGGATGGCCCCGCAGCTGTCGCCGACGACGGAGGCACACGTGGACGCAAAGGGAAGGGCAAAGGTGCCGCAGCGGCGAAGAAGGACCAGGCATTGCACATCTGGACGGAGAAGGagcggaggaagaagatgaagaacatGTTCAGCACCCTGCACGCACTTCTCCCCCAGCTCCCCGAAAAG GCTGACAAGTCCACTATAGTGGGGGAGGCCGTGACCTACATCAAGAGTCTGGAAGGCACCGTCCAGAGGCTGGAGAAGCTGAAGCAGGAGCGCATGCTCGcgcagcaggcggcggtgggcgccggcagcagcagcggcgcggcgtcgtcgtccgcgccgccgccgccggcggcggcggcgcaggcggtggcCGCGACGAGGGAGTCGGTCCTGGCGGACATGGTCCAGCGCTGGAACGCGCAGGAGGCGCTCGTGGCCGAGCTCaaggccgcggcgacggcggtggtgtACGGGGCGGGCACCGCCTCCGACGGCGcggtgcccgcgcccgcgccgccgctcccgccggtgcccccgcgcgcgccgccgctccagacGTGGTCCGCACGGAACATTGTGGTGTGCGTGGCGGGCGACAGCGCGTTCATCAACCTGTGCACCCCGCGGCACCCGGGCATGCTGACCAGGCTGTTCTACGTGCTGGAGAGGCACCAAATCCACGTCGTGGCCGCCACCGTCTCGTCCAGCCCGACCGAGAAGATGTTCTTCATCCAGGCGCGC ATCAACacggcggtgccgccgccgcccatgctccCGGAGAACATGACGGTCGAAGAGAGGTACAAGCTGGCGGTGGCGGAGATGCTGCACGCCGTCGGCGGCAACTGA